The segment ttCTTTAGTAAGATGTTCTGATTCCATGTTGAACATATTAAGTGGCTCTGCAAACAACGATAGCCGGCTAGTTCTGATGTGATGTAATGTCTGTGAGGTTTTTAGTTAAAATCACtcaatcctgacagatcaggcagtggacagggagctgcaggtggatgtcactgacatgctgaacacaaatgtgagaAAAACATCATCAGAGACACTTCTGTTTACAAAggtatgtctttgtgtgtcaatgctaatgataacttctattaaaactttaaatgtaacataaaatgATGGCCTAATTATTTGTAGATgcagattatttcagtcagtggccttatttaaatatttattaggctctgaaattagcattagcattatccCTGACACACAAAATGACACACCTTAGTTTTCTCTTCagttgtaaagtgtttaacatgttgtcagtgtcaCATCCACACGCAGCTCCCTCTCCACTgccttatttttttatattacgcCAGAAATGGTCGAGCCAACTGTTcctctgattggaactagcCGGCTGCCGTTGTGTAAGGCAATTATAGTGTCCTTTATGTCCCCCTATTGTTAGCTAACAAGGTAGCTAAGCTCAGCACAGTCACAGCAACAATGGAGAAactattttcatttcattttagtttcCATTTTGCTACATAAAGctaatttgagtaaaataaaatgctccatggacaaaaaataggccaaaagaaacacattttgtctgttacactgcccatagttctgcctcagtgccacTCAATTGGATTGTTGAAgggcatttttcaaataaaatgatgtccGTGCATAACCTTTATAATTGGCTTTGTCCACAGCAGTGGCCGCctagttccaatcagagggaGAGTCAGCTTGCGTAATGTAatgtctgtgaggtttttgtaaacacagaagtgtcctctggtgaggTTTTCATCACATTTGTAAAGTTTGTgacatgttgtcagtgatatccacacacagctcccagtccactgcctgatctgtcagtttttattgattttttctGAGCTTGACTCAGTAAGATCCTCATAGACATTAGGTTACATCAGAAATGGTCAAGctgactgtccctctgattggaactagcCGGCTACCATTTAATATTTACTAAAATGCTTATGTAACTTTGGTTTTCATTTTGAGGTAGAAATTCTCTCCATTTTTAtcacttaaatgtattttatttttcagttgtcTAAAGACCAGCGGCTGGTGTATTCGGGGCAGCTTCTTCAGGACCATGTACAACTTGGAGATGTTCTCAGAAAGGTACGACCTCATTAGTAACAACACTACATAGACTACACAAAAAGGCAGTGCTCATTTTTAGTCAGATTCCAAATTGTAGAGCATAATGCCGCTTGTCAGGTAGATCGTATTTATGACTTTTAATGGTGTTTGTTTGATGGAATCCCTCAACTGTCCCACATGAACATGAAAGCAGCATAAATACTCATAGAAAGGGGTTGGCATtactgacaaaaaataatattgaaataacaTTTGAGTGACATTTTGGCAATTACTCAGAAATGtacatgaaaaacatgaaaaacagaactagttaattttaaacagtttgcagtggtccaaactaaTTCCTCAGTATTTTTCAAATGCAAAGAGCTTTCAACAATATTCAGGGTCtaaagcagagttttgctgacACAGTATGGCTAAAAGCAGACAGCATGCTAGTTCCTgtttctctgacaataaaactcaACTATACTGACAGAAATCAAGTACAGCCACTTTAACAGTCGTATATTTCACAAAAAGGGAATGAACTGTAAAATTACCCTGCAAAGGTCAGACTTGTATACCTTTTTATACCTTTGTTTGTTGTTGACACTGCaggtttgttcagtttttacaaACAGCTCTATTTGTTGCATTTGACATAGTTTTATTCTATAGAGAAGACCATATATTCCAAATTATATTCAAATTTAGCATATTTTCAAACCAACATTTACAATGCTTTGATACATTGCCAGCTTCAGGTCGTAGGTGTGCATAGTCAGTGTGAGGCTGCAGCAGAGAGCAGCCAGTACAGTCAGTGGAACAAAGGCTTTCTGGATCTTTTTGGCCCAGCTGCTCCTGACTGGTTTTGTGTTTGCTCCACAGCAGGATGAGTACCACATGATGCACCTGGTGTGTGCTTCCCACAGCCCCCCAAGCTCCCCCCAGGCCCACAGCTCTGCCCCTTCTACCAGTGTGAGTATCATTTCCCACAATGTTTTATGGACTGTAAagttacttaaaggtgcactatgtaacttttctggtggaaggtcctCCACCTGCCTGGCAAATGACAAAATCATCCCTACCACCCCTCGCTTACCACCAGAGGGCGGTaaaaacccagaactaaacttggactaaaccaggacttacaaCAAGACCAAACAAAGTCAAGATCACAAAATGCACTCCcagtttttatatttgtttttatcttctttttttttctcagagcTCAGACAGTTCaagctcctcctctgcctcctcaccCAATCAGAATGCACCTTCTTCCTCTGAGGTCACCGATGGTCTGAGATATCGAGGAGGCCTGCCGCAGTATAATGCCCCTGGTATTCCACAATGGTAAGACCTTTTTAAACACATCGTAATCACTGTATTTACTTCTGaattcaaagtaaaagcagtgCATTCTCTTTCACAGGCCTGAAGGTCTGCAGGTCCCTGTGCAGGGCACCCTGCCTGGGAACATGCCCCCTCACCCCGCCTACATGCCCATGCAGATGCTGTGGTGGCAGCAGATGTATGCACGACACTACTACATGCAGTAGTAAGTACACATCTATTTGTTCAAATATATTCCTTTTTATGTACATTTACTGTACATAAAGTtgtaaatacaaattatttCTTGGGAGGAAACAGAAATGAAGAGATTCACTTTTAACATTTGAGTATTTAAACGTGGTATTATCAGAAAGTATGAGgttacagttttacagaaataaCTTTGATTGAAATATTATTGTTAAAGGTAAGCTATACAACCTTCTTGTGGATGGCCCGCAACctccttgtctctatggagatgctattgctttgccaataaagttccacagtatgacattaaactccttcatccccatggagacgagcaggtgacaccatcaggcctAATACAGGTTAGATAtgtggagagacaggggagGTGTGTGATTTGGAGTTATTTATGGAGACATAGTGGTGACGGTCAGAGAGgtaggaggagaaccagagttGTGGACTGAGGCTGAGGAACAGACAAGATAATGTGGCCGTGTGTGTGCGGTTAAACTGAAATTAATACTGAGATTGAGGCAGTTTACAACACCTGTAATCTATTGAAATGAAAAAGATAAAtatcatactgtgcaacattccaggcaaagcagtaacatctccatggagacaagaaggggATGGCCAATCTTCCAGAAGTGTTACATACCTTTAAGTAAACTGCAGTTAAGACAGTGACAAATTATATTGACTGTTCACCCACCTACCGAAGATACCAAACTCAGATATTTTCTCAACTCACGTGTCTTGCTTATTTTTGTTCTTCTGCTTTTCACAGTCAAGCCGCCGTAGCTGCCTCTCAGTCCCCCGGCTCGTCTGCTccctccgccccctcctcttcacctcctcagcCTGAGCCGCCTGTACAGCCTCCTCAGGGCCCCAACCCGCTGCCCGAGCCCCCGCCTCCGGTCAACCCCAACCTCCAGGTGAACCCGAACATCCAGATGAATGCGCAGGGAGGGGCAGTTCTTAACGAGGACGAGCTGAACCGTGATTGGCTGGACTGGCTGTACACAGTGTCCAGAGCCGGAGTACTGCTCAGTATAGTGTACTTCTACTCCTCCTTCAGCCGCTTCGTCATGGTGCTGGGGGCCATGCTGCTAGTCTACCTGTGAGTATGTCTGATTGAttgaaaaaattataataataatgatataaacaatacacacaaaaaaatgaaatacatatAGAttaagctaaaaataaataacatctttatttactaatgaaaggaactgtatgtagcttgCAGTCTtagagttttaaaaaaggtactgCAATCACAGCTGAAACCTGGGTTTCtagtgtcttaacctgcagatagaggacacatacaagtttttctcattatcAGTTTATATGGATAGAATATACTGAGGCAACAGATGCACTGATTAATAATTGGCTGCAGttgctgaggtttaggtagtgaggattcagaccAGAGAGAattaaaactggcaacccaaataagaGACGCCTGTGAGGATAATTCTTCTTTCTGATtagataatcatcttgagaaccacaacaccaaattataacataaacaacttagaaatcatgtccaatgtttttgaaattaagaataaatcagcattacgaTTGTTAATTAAAGTTCTATTTATCATCATATCAGGGGACATAGTTATGTCATGCTTGTgaaattttaaacacaaatcttgcatatggTTTCTTTAAagccaaacaaaacattaaaatcctACATAATGCATTATTCAGGCATATTGACTGACTTTTAATGCTTTAGCCAGGATAAAATCAGTAACTTGCATGTTTCTTAATAGAAAAGTGCAAAGACTCCAGGAAGTTGCATTAATCAGCTTAAAATAATAGCTGTTAACATGTTCACTTAGAGAACGCTTACTGTGAAGGGATCAAAACTTTATAAGGACATGAGAGGGTTACAGGGAATCCTAGCATACACATATTTTGCAGAATTGACTTTGAACTTTTGACCATGCAGTGCTATTGTGCACTCATTATAAACATGTCTCAAGAAGTTTTATATGTAATTCATGCATGTGTGGATctctctattcaaaccctccttatggttagttgTATGATCCTGCCCAATGCTCagtccacaagcctacgtcacccatgctcctgcatggccatttttcataaatatacaaaagcatgatgcaaaacaatatgAAGGCGAAtataccattttcaaaacaataatggtaaaatggtgatctaagtatgttatgtgttagaagttaacaccccatagaactaaaataccccctcgttaaaaaaaacccatttaaataaagagtgtaTATTTCCCCCACAGGCATCAGGCGGGCTGGTTTCCCTTCAGACCTGAACAGCAACAGGCGAGAGAAGAGCGAGGAGCAGCGCAAGAAGAGGCAGACAGACAGCAGGACATGCAGGAAATGGTACTTATTATACCAGAGATTTTGatcttttaatatattttcaataGAGAAAATTTGTGAATACATATAATACCAGGTTGGTAGTTTTTCTAATAAGCTTccttttttggcattttaaacaaggtaaatttacagttttctggtcaaaaatgtttaaatctaagtttgtgctgccttcagtggctaCTACAATTTTAAGTAGTTGGTGGCATCACGTGCCTCTGCCCTGATTACAGTGAGGTGtatctgattacaaacacctggctgcagggatGGAGGCTGaaatgtggatacctgttagaccaatcacactgttcctcatatgccCAGACACcaccccttctcctctctcactctttactttagtcctccagatactgcccagtttagcagctccatttgaaatgtgttgtgggcggagtttaagtGTTAAATCCCACTTTAATGACATCTCACTGTAGGCTAGTAGTGTTTCATTTGGGATGGGGTTCATGAcatggagtgttccacagtatagatctataaataaacacatctatctccatggtgacaagcaggtgatgccatcaggccaagttacagggcagatctatgtagaggtgaccctgctcacaaaAAGACTTCATGTTTTTAGAGgtgattttgcacaataaaaacagtaaaatgctATGtagctaagtttaatgccatgctgtggaagatTCAAGCATTGAGATAGCAATTAGATTTATGTCatataggattctgttcaaagttcacgttTTAAACACGCCCAggaaaactgacaaaaagacagaaacatgaactaacaaactaatacaagaatcacatttcagaatatgtttgtacagatataaTTCTGTCCACTCAAATGTCACTTTCaatttgattgcgattaatAGCCctaatatccatggagacaagcaggaagcggacccttcaccaaaaaaacatacctactgcacctttaaaacagttGATACAGTTATGTGGGAAACTGAAACTGAGAAGAACTCTTATAATGACAAGAACTCCTTTTAGAATGTGGCTCtcaaaaatataattgaatCACAAGGCACTAtaccttatttttactgtttgaaAAGCTGCtactgtttttcaaattttttattttcatagttaattttaaacagtttgcagcagttCAAAgtaattcctcacttaccttttgcatttcgagcattgtaattattcaccacaatgagtttctacgtgcttttcacaactataAGAGACCAATATGTAGTTTTGCGATGATGgtcaagctaacaactagcatgctaacatgcaataaaatgcttgctaattagatgcagacagcacacagtagacttattttgatctcaagatctgcttatagaatatatctgtactggagcaagacaatttttactcaaatacatgggaagaaCTTGGGTGCAAACCCTTCCATATATAGTGCTAGCACTGTATCTTGATGAACCCTGAACATAACAGATTCTGatctgtttatgttcaggagCGTTTGATGGACGACGGCCTAGAGGAGGACGACCCAGAGGAAGGGCCCTCAGAGCGGCAGCAGGCCCCTGCTGCTGTCCCTGAACCTGGCTTCCTCACCACCGCCTGGGCTTTCATCAGCACTTTCTTCACCTCCCTCATCCCTGAAGGCCAGCCCCAACCTGGCAACTAGAGACCCACCCCGAACCAGCTACACATCTGCCCCAAACAGAGCTCTACCCGTGGACTGCCTTTGACAAGCAGCACTGGTCTACAGTGTCATAAACTAACAGGCTCCAAAGAGCAAGTGTGCGATCGGTTTAAGGGAAAGGACTAAATCAAATATAATTGGTTCACTGCAATAATGGAATATCTAGCCTagattaaaatgacttaaattgacttgagtagttttgactagGTTCAAAGGAGACATATAATGCAAACCCTTTTAGAGTTTTTGACCATGTAATAATTGTTTACCCTTCTCATTAGCACAGTCAAAGAGCATAACCTGGCTCacgccagattgatatgtgtgtcACTATGAATTCAGTACTACACATTATCAATTTGGGATAGCTTGCGCTGAAAGTAATCAGAAAATGTGGAACGTCATGATGATTCTTagaatctgattggttgaagtatgacaacagaggaacaagatgaaaaatcaaactttacttaaacccagttgagagaaaaatgCAGACATCTTCCctttccacaaatgcacaaagttcTTCTGCATTTTTTCCAAGTACATTTGTTGGCATtgacatgttttgatttgtttgggcACTTGACCTTtggcttccacacaaacctcaatgctCCTCTGTGATTGGTGCACCAACCAATCGAGCCCTATTGCACAAGCGGGGACaggccaagatggattcttatgagtttgtgaacttaTAAATATCACGAGTAAGGTTGTCAAAGgtatcaaaaatcaggtactaattgatactaaaactagtatcaagaCTACATGCTCGTTTGAAAAGGTAACAATatagaaaaagtcacattcacaggacagaaagtgaagctttcctgaatagttatAGAATGATctagagctgtatcagaacaagtgtaagacacatagacttgCTTGGACCACTAGGAAGTCGTTTTacatcaatatttaaaatgtctttaaaagttTATGACCGACTTGTGTTCTAGATTATTACTATATTGCTTTTATCATGCTCAATAGGTAACTTGTGTCACCTTTCCTACTGGTTTCAAGataatttagtttgaaatggGAAAATAAATCCATCAGTGGGTTAAATATGACAAGTAATCAAAGTAAAATCTAAGTTTATAAAATAGATGCATCTTAGCttgtcaaaactactcaaactACCTTAAATTGAAGTGATTTTTAACTTGTCTAGATATCCATTTTATTTGTTGTGTAGAACaagtttttatttgtgatttttttttgtccgtCAGTGTGACAAAAGAGAACTGTCTTCCATACAAAGCTGTGATGTTTGGTGAAAGTGATGAAAGTTATATGTACATATATGTACATATGCATAAATATATAGGCGTACTAACCGAATACTTTGTAAAATAGGGACCTGGGTCTGTAAGTATTTCCCAAGGATATTTTTGAGCTCTTTAAGCACATTCTGTATTTAAACATGTGCTATTTACACATATGATTATATTGCATCTATAATTTCTAAATATGAATAATGCtttttggaataaaaaaaaaaattggcttACTTTGTGTGTTTGGTACTTTTGTAAAtgtccagcagatggcagcagaTAGGCGTGAGTACATGCTGCAGATAAGATTGTGTTAGTGATACAGTAGAAGCTTTTCACAACAATGCcacaagtaataataataataataaattttatttatatagcgcttagTGAAAAAATATCAGCATCGCAGTACATCTGGTTAATTTATTGGGAAATGCTATACATTGACTTCGATAACGTCTGATCTGTGAAGCTAAGCAGAGCTGGGCCTGGGTGGTACTTTGATGGGAAACtgttgggaataccaggtgccacagaggggcagcagtggctGTAGTCTAGTgtagtgcatactgttgttttgtcccTAGGCAAGACATCGCACCCACTTTTGCCCGAGTGAGTGATTGACAATAGTCTGAGGGACCGGGGCAGctgaaatgaataatgcaatgtaaatatatttgggATGTCTTGAAAGAGGCTTTATAAATTCTATACTTATAATGTATTATTAGATATTGCACACTACGGAATCAATACATTGATATTTTATAGTTAAAGTTGCCAAaataagtgtttgtgttttattgcttttaaagTAGTGCCATACACTGATGCAGACAGCAGTACTGAAATACATTCTACTCCCTGATGTGTCAAATGAGGCCGATGTGTGCGGAGTTTGgctgtttctccccgtgtctgcgTTTCTTCTGGCCACTCCAGTTTCCCtcaatccaaaacatgcacagcagACACAATCCTTCAGCTGAGTCCTGACTAAGCTTAGCAACAAAATCACGGTGATGGGCCCCTGGGTGTGGCTCTGTGGCACCCACTGCTCCCAAGGAGATGCCCCAGTGGCTATAaaggatgggccaaatgcagaagacatatTCCCCTTTGGGAACAATAGAGGGTACCTTACAGGAAgacaccacagagacacagaacatGCCCAGAACATATGCTCgagtcacctcagctggctcctctccacgtggaggagcagcagctctactccaagcccCTCCTGTATTAGCCAAACATGTATGGatacctcttcaggcatgtttttgtggagggaacaacgttataaaaTAGTAGAAAGCTCCGTAGTGAATTTTGCTTTACACCCTCTCTTTAAAAACCTTTATAGACTATATTGCTCAAACCACATTAAAAGTTGTAACCACTCTGAGCACAAAGCCCGTCTTAAATGTGCTTGTGGCGCTG is part of the Periophthalmus magnuspinnatus isolate fPerMag1 chromosome 16, fPerMag1.2.pri, whole genome shotgun sequence genome and harbors:
- the herpud2 gene encoding homocysteine-responsive endoplasmic reticulum-resident ubiquitin-like domain member 2 protein; its protein translation is MDPGAMDTPVTLVIKAPNQKYEDQTINCFLNWTVERLKSHISNVYPSKPLSKDQRLVYSGQLLQDHVQLGDVLRKQDEYHMMHLVCASHSPPSSPQAHSSAPSTSSSDSSSSSSASSPNQNAPSSSEVTDGLRYRGGLPQYNAPGIPQWPEGLQVPVQGTLPGNMPPHPAYMPMQMLWWQQMYARHYYMQYQAAVAASQSPGSSAPSAPSSSPPQPEPPVQPPQGPNPLPEPPPPVNPNLQVNPNIQMNAQGGAVLNEDELNRDWLDWLYTVSRAGVLLSIVYFYSSFSRFVMVLGAMLLVYLHQAGWFPFRPEQQQAREERGAAQEEADRQQDMQEMERLMDDGLEEDDPEEGPSERQQAPAAVPEPGFLTTAWAFISTFFTSLIPEGQPQPGN